A portion of the Clostridium gelidum genome contains these proteins:
- a CDS encoding VOC family protein, whose product MHLGPIYLIVRYFNKSVNFYEKLLEMKVTAKNMERFAQFEFEGHNISIMNGYFDNKNPELTIHKGQYVEKFDNLVAISEAKNTNKFVLNFWVEDLEKERERIINLNISDLVTKVKYINNVMPYYYFQVADPDDNTIEITGQYIPKEGEYNE is encoded by the coding sequence ATGCATTTAGGTCCGATTTATTTAATAGTTAGGTATTTTAATAAGTCAGTAAATTTTTATGAAAAATTACTGGAGATGAAAGTAACGGCAAAGAATATGGAGCGTTTTGCTCAATTTGAATTTGAGGGTCATAACATATCTATAATGAACGGTTATTTTGATAATAAAAATCCAGAATTAACAATACATAAGGGACAATATGTTGAGAAATTTGATAATCTTGTTGCTATATCAGAGGCAAAAAATACCAATAAGTTTGTATTAAATTTTTGGGTTGAAGATTTAGAAAAAGAGCGAGAAAGAATAATAAATTTAAATATCAGCGATTTAGTGACTAAGGTTAAATATATAAATAATGTAATGCCATATTATTATTTTCAAGTTGCAGATCCAGATGATAATACCATAGAGATTACAGGTCAATATATACCCAAAGAGGGTGAATATAATGAATGA
- a CDS encoding GNAT family N-acetyltransferase, whose translation MIKQADENDILTIEGILIDVVIWMKKNKLQNQWNEDSIKWNSLSKDYQINDFYIDYQNGVPAACIAITDLDSKYWPKIPQGKSLYIHKLAVKREFAGKGISKELIKFAKKLSLKNGINSLRLDCNLQRNKLRMLYENEGFIYASRKNSENNYDMALYVWHI comes from the coding sequence ATGATAAAACAGGCAGATGAAAATGATATTCTTACGATTGAGGGGATTCTGATAGATGTAGTAATTTGGATGAAAAAAAATAAATTGCAGAATCAATGGAATGAGGACAGTATAAAGTGGAATTCTCTATCAAAAGATTATCAAATTAATGATTTCTATATTGATTATCAGAATGGGGTTCCGGCAGCATGTATAGCTATAACTGATTTAGACTCAAAATATTGGCCTAAAATTCCACAGGGAAAGTCACTATATATACATAAGTTAGCTGTTAAGAGAGAATTTGCAGGTAAGGGCATTTCAAAAGAACTTATTAAATTTGCAAAAAAATTATCTTTAAAAAATGGTATTAATTCACTGAGATTAGATTGCAATTTGCAAAGAAATAAATTGAGGATGTTATATGAAAATGAAGGTTTTATATATGCAAGTAGGAAAAATTCAGAAAATAATTATGATATGGCACTATATGTATGGCATATATAA
- a CDS encoding VOC family protein produces MKFKNPMLIVTDMEKSKIFYKDVLGLKVIMDFGENITLTGGVALQTKESWKDFIQKNDNDIIFNGNDSELYFEEDNFDSFIERLNVIKYIEYVHPVYEHRWGQRVVRFYDLDKHVIEVGENIKVVCKRFLDSGLTLEETAKRMEVPIKFVKACAK; encoded by the coding sequence ATGAAATTTAAGAATCCTATGTTGATTGTAACAGATATGGAAAAATCAAAAATATTCTATAAAGATGTTTTAGGATTAAAAGTTATTATGGATTTTGGAGAAAATATCACTTTAACTGGTGGTGTTGCGTTGCAAACAAAAGAAAGTTGGAAAGATTTTATTCAGAAAAATGATAATGACATTATATTTAATGGTAATGATTCAGAACTGTATTTTGAAGAAGATAATTTTGATAGTTTTATTGAAAGATTAAATGTTATTAAATACATTGAATATGTACACCCTGTCTATGAGCACAGATGGGGACAAAGAGTGGTTCGTTTCTATGATTTAGATAAGCATGTTATTGAAGTTGGTGAAAACATTAAAGTCGTATGCAAACGTTTTTTAGATAGTGGTCTTACATTAGAGGAAACAGCAAAAAGAATGGAGGTTCCTATTAAATTTGTTAAAGCATGTGCGAAATAG
- a CDS encoding CPCC family cysteine-rich protein — MINKYKKKFKCPCCGYPTLDEKSNYDICIICNWEDDGQDDADADQVCGGPNGEYSLTEARNNFRLYTIMYYPERDMRITGADTEEEIIIKKELMKAYDDFSENVNSNEVRLLYNRIEVYEIRLYEIVHERIEEYTKKIKSKENKL, encoded by the coding sequence ATGATAAATAAATATAAAAAGAAATTTAAGTGTCCATGCTGTGGTTATCCTACTTTAGATGAAAAATCAAATTATGATATCTGTATCATATGTAATTGGGAGGATGATGGGCAAGATGATGCAGATGCTGATCAAGTTTGTGGTGGACCCAATGGTGAGTATTCCTTAACAGAAGCTCGAAATAATTTTCGTCTTTATACAATAATGTATTACCCAGAAAGAGACATGCGTATAACAGGTGCCGATACAGAAGAAGAAATAATCATAAAGAAAGAACTTATGAAAGCTTATGATGATTTTTCAGAAAATGTTAATTCAAACGAAGTGAGGTTACTATATAACAGAATAGAAGTTTACGAAATAAGATTATATGAGATTGTACATGAGCGAATTGAAGAATATACTAAGAAAATTAAATCAAAAGAAAATAAATTATAG